In Thamnophis elegans isolate rThaEle1 chromosome 4, rThaEle1.pri, whole genome shotgun sequence, the following proteins share a genomic window:
- the EXO5 gene encoding exonuclease V, with the protein MSGRDSGLQDPEAASGFSDLSDSEFLQIEEPKTGEPQLLSGARPQGVDSRTADVEGRKKRTAKRKRPRTPLEAFHLSYLCVTDLSAQVWCEQQAVYHKEKPGVQLPEKTTVVLNAGKSIHLARELQDHNLVPVKTNSREDRWAIKLLNILLTITNLRKGQRVRECPVFGVLEGVFVFGIIDQLNYTAKGELQLNELKTRERAYMPVPAQKKRDHFQVSLYKHLFDAMVQGCLTQDIFTHHLRLKLKQSLGQEIQEHAQKAGFVVQCFEDLLELVLLNLTHSDIPPIDRLQIEYIHQQTNTLLGTEVITYDQDELMSMSHYFLNYWKGQRDPKGVDIEDTWKCSYCPFVDICDWRRRKADSLIQKGSKKKS; encoded by the exons GGAACCCCAACTCCTAAGTGGTGCCAGACCTCAGGGTGTTGATTCTCGGACGGCTgacgtggaaggaaggaagaagaggacagCAAAGAGAAAGAGACCGAGGACGCCTCTCGAAGCTTTCCACCTGAGCTATCTTTGCGTCACGGACCTCTCTGCTCAAGTCTGGTGTGAGCAGCAGGCAGTTTATCACAAAGAAAAGCCAGGTGTGCAATTGCCAGAGAAGACAACGGTTGTGTTAAATGCAgggaagtccatccatcttgccaGAG AACTGCAAGATCATAACCTGGTGCCTGTAAAGACGAACAGCCGAGAAGACAGATGGGCCATCAAGCTGCTTAACATCCTCCTGACCATAACTAATCTACGAAAAG GTCAGCGTGTGCGGGAATGTCCGGTCTTCGGCGTTTTAGAAGGCGTTTTCGTGTTTGGGATTATTGACCAGCTGAATTATACGGCTAAAGGGGAATTGCAACTGAACGAGTTGAAGACACGGGAAAGAGCCTACATGCCTGTACCTGCGCAGAAGAAGAGGGACCATTTCCAG GTCTCTTTGTATAAACATCTCTTTGATGCCATGGTGCAAGGATGCTTAACCCAAGACATTTTCACACATCACCTTCGTCTGAAGCTCAAACAGTCACTTGGCCAGGAGATCCAAGAACACGCTCAAAAAGCTGGGTTCGTGGTGCAGTGCTTTGAAGACCTCCTGGAGCTGGTGCTCCTCAACTTGACCCACTCAGACATTCCGCCCATCGACCGTCTTCAAATTGAATACATTCATCAACAAACCAACACTTTGCTGGGCACTGAAGTCATCACCTATGACCAAGATGAATTGATGTCCATGTCCCATTATTTCTTAAACTATTGGAAAGGGCAAAGAGATCCCAAGGGAGTGGACATTGAAGACACTTGGAAATGCTCCTATTGCCCCTTTGTCGACATCTGTGATTGGCGCCGGCGGAAAGCGGACAGCCTGATCCAAAAGGGCAGCAAGAAGAAATCCTGA